GCCGGGCGAACGGGGTCAGGTCCGTCGCGCTGGGCGGCGCCAGCACGGAGCCGACCTTCGCGCCCTTCGCGCCGAGCACCGCCTTCACGGCGGCGACGTTGGCCTGGCCGAACGTGGAGTCCTGCGCGAGGACCGTGACCTTCTTGCCCTCGGCGTCGCCGAGCATCGCGCCCGCCGTGAGGATGTCCTGGTAGGACTGGCGGCCCGAGCGGAAGGTGTAGTCGTTGATGCCGGTCACCGCGTCGGTGGCCGCCGGGCCGCTGACGTACAGCACCTTGTTCTGCGCGGCGAGCGGCGCCATCTGGAGGGCGACGCCGGAGTCGGTGGTGCCGGCCAGCACCTTGTAGCCCTTGCCGATGAGGTTCTTCGCGGCGGAGACGGCCTTGCCGGGGTCTCCCGCGTCGTCCTGCTCGGTGACCTCGATGCGATGGCCTGCGACCTTGCCGGTGCCCTTCGTCGCGTAGTCCAGGCCCGCCATGAAGCCGTCGCGGTACTGCTTGCCGTAGTCCGCGAGCAGCCCGGTCCGGGAGTAGACCAGGCCGACCTTCACGGACGCGTCGTCGGACTTCCCGGACCCGTCGGATCCGGAGCCGCCCGCCGTGCCGGCGGCGGTGCAGCCGGTCAGCAGTAGACCGGCGGCGGTGAGGGCGGCGGCGGCACGGATGTCGGTGAGGGATCTACGGGATCTGCTGGCTCTGCGACGCATGGTGACCGGCTCCTCGGCGTGTTCCTGTGATGTCGCCGAACCGTATGAACACCGTGCCGTCGTCGATATGGTGCAGGAAACCCCACCTGGCCCATGAGGCGTGTGGGCGCCGCACATGGGCAGGTTCCGGACGAAGTCAGGGGGCCGGATCCGGTGCCGTCAGGTCGATCAGCCGGCACACCGTCTCGATGTCTATCTTCACCTGTGCGATCGAGGCCCGGCCCGACAGCCAGGTGATCAGCGCCGAGTGCCAGGTGTGCTCGATGACCCGGACGGCCGAGAGCTGCTCGGGCGTCGGGTGTTCGATCCCCATCGCGTCCAGGATGATCGCCGTCGTGAGCCGCGAGACCGTGTCCACCTCGGGGCTCACGCTGCGGTCCGCGAACGTCAGGGCGCGGACCATGGCATCCGCCAGATGCGGTTCGCGCTGCATCGCGCGGAAGGCCCCCATCAGGGTGTCGGCGACCCGCTCCGCCGCGTCGTTCCCGGCCGGGGGCCGTTTGCGGAGCGTCCCGTGCAGGTGCTGGAGCTGGTCCTGCATGGTGGCGACCAGCAGATGGACCTTGGAGGGGAAGTAGCGGTACAGGGTGCCCAGGGCGACCCCGGCGGCCTCCGCCACCTCGCGCATCTGGACGGCCTCGAAACCGCCCCGGCTGGCGAGCTGGGCGCTGGCGTGCAGGATGCGGCGGCGGCGGGCCTCCTGGCGTTCCGTCAGGGGCGGCGATGCCGGTCTGGCTTCCGCTGTCATGTGTCCCATCCCGAGGCTTCTCTCCGCGACCGCGAGGCTGCGGCGGCCGGTCCGGCGGCGCACAGCATGCCAGGGTGTGTGCCGTGGCGCGAATCACCTGATCCGGCCGTTGCGCCCTTGCTACCTGCCGGTAGATTCGTAGCTCATTGAACGATCCAGTACTGAAACTTGTTCTAGATTAGCGTGAGCGGATACGCTCCGGCGGACACGCAGTGAGAAGGGGGCCGAGTGTGACCGCTGAGGCCATAGAGTCGGGCCCCCGTACGGGCGTCGATACGTCGGACACGGGAGCGGCCGGTGACCGGCCCCTGCGCATCGCACTCCTCACCTACAAGGGCAACCCCTACTGCGGCGGCCAGGGCGTCTACGTACGCCACCTCGCCCGGGAGCTCGCCCGCCTCGGCCACAGCGTCGAGGTGATCGGCGCCCAGCCCTACCCCGTGCTCGACGAGGGCGTCCCGCTCACCGAGCTGCCGAGCCTGGACCTCTACCGGCAGCCCGACCCGTTCCGCACCCCGAAGCGCGGCGAGTACCGGGACTGGATCGACGCCGCCGAGGTCGCCACCATGTGGACCGGCGGCTTCCCCGAACCGCTCACCTTCAGCCTGCGGGTCCGGCGCCATCTCGCCGCCCGGCGCGGCGAGTTCGACGTCATCCACGACAACCAGACGCTCGGCTACGGGCTCCTCGCCGACCTCGGCGCCCCGCTCGTCACCACGATCCACCACCCCATCACCGTGGACCGGCAGCTCGACCTGGACGCGGCGCCGACCCGCCGCCGCCGCGCCTCCGTACGCCGCTGGTACGCCTTCACCCGCATGCAGAAGCGGGTCGCGCGCAAGCTGCCGTCCGTGCTCACCGTCTCCGGCTCCTCCAAGCAGGAGATCGTCGACCACCTGGGCGTGCGCCCGAACCGGGTCCGCGTCGTGCACATCGGCGCCGACACCGACCTGTGGTCGCCCGATCCCGCCGTCGCCGAGGTGCCCGGCCGGATCGTCACCACCTCCAGCGCCGACGTCCCGCTCAAGGGCCTCGTCCACCTCGTCGAGGCGCTCGCCAAGCTCCGTACCGAGAACCCCGCCGCCCACCTCGTGGTCGTCGGCCGCCGGGCCGAGGACGGGCCGGTCGCCCAGGCCATCGAACGGCACGGGCTCGGGGACGCCGTCGAGTTCGTCAAGGGCATCAGCGACACCGAACTCGTCGACCTGGTGCGCGGCGCCCAGATCGCCTGCGTGCCCTCGCTGTACGAGGGTTTCTCGCTGCCCGCCGCCGAGGCCATGGCCACCGGCACCCCGCTCGTCGCCACCACCGGCGGTGCGATCCCCGAGGTCGCGGGCCCGGACGGCGAGACCTGTCTGGCCGTCCCGCCCGCCGACGCCGGGGCCCTGGCCGACGCGCTGGGCCGGCTGCTCGGCGACCCGGAGCTGCGCGCGCGGCTCGGGGCCGCGGGACGCGAACGGGTCCTCGCCCGGTTCACCTGGAAGCAGGCGGCGATCGGCACCGCCGCGCTCTACCGGGAGGCGATCGCGGCCCGCGCCGCCACCGGCCCCGGCGGCCGACGGTGACACCCCGCCTCCCGATCCCCTGACCTCCGTACTCCCACTCCCGACTCCCTCGACCGCGAAAGCAGGCATTCGTGCTGACCGTGGACTTCACCCGCTTCCCGCTCGCCGCAGGCGACCGAGTGCTCGACCTGGGCTGCGGCGCCGGACGCCACGCCTTCGAGTGCTACCGGCGCGGCGCCCAGGTCGTGGCTCTCGACCAGAACGGCGAGGAGATCCGCGAGGTCGCGAAGTGGTTCGCCGCGATGAAGGAGGCCGGGGAGGCGCCCGAGGGTGCCACCGCCACCGCGATGGAGGGCGACGCGCTCAACCTGCCGTTCCCCGACGAGTCCTTCGACGTCGTGATCATCTCCGAGGTCATGGAGCACATCCCCGACGACAAGGGCGTGCTCGCCGAGATGGTCCGGGTCCTCAAGCCCGGCGGCCGGATCGCGATCACCGTGCCGCGTTACGGCCCCGAGAAGGTCTGCTGGACGCTCTCCGACGCGTACCACGAGGTCGAGGGCGGCCACATCCGCATCTACAAGGCCGACGAGCTGCTGGGCAAGATCCGCGGCGCCGGCCTCAAGCCGTACGGCAGCCATCACGCGCACGCCCTGCACTCGCCGTACTGGTGGCTCAAGTGTGCTTTCGGCGTCGACAACGACAAGGCGCTGCCGGTGCGGGCGTACCACAAGCTTCTCGTCTGGGACATCATGAAGAAGCCGGCGGTCACCCGGGTCGCCGAGCAGCTGCTCAACCCGGTCGTCGGCAAGAGCTTCGTGGCCTACGCGACCAAGCCGCACCTGCCCGCCGCCCGCGCCGCCGGGGCCCCCGTGCAGGCCGACGACTCCGCCAAGGCCGAGGCGTGAGTCTTCCCGAGCGGACCGAACACCTCGTCCTGCCCGGAGTGCTCACCGCCGGGGAGGCGGCACAGACCGTCGCGGCCGTGCTCGCCGTGCAGTGCGACGACGGCGCGATTCCGTGGTTCCGAGGCCACCACCTCGACCCGTGGGACCACACCGAGGCTGCCATGGCCCTGGACGCGTCCGGCGAGCACGCCGCCGCGGAACGCGCGTACGACTGGCTCGCCCGCAACCAGAACGAGGACGGTTCCTGGTACGCGGCCTACCACGACGGCGACCCGCAGCAGCCGACCGACCGCGGCCTGGAGACCAACTTCTGCGCCTATGTGGCCGTCGGCGTCTGGCACCACTACCTCGCCACCGGTGACGACGCGTTCGTCGACCGGATGTGGCCGACGGTCTTCGCCGCCATCGAGTTCGTCCTGCGGCTCCAGCAGCCCGGCGGGCAGATCGGCTGGAAGCAGGAGGCCGACGGCACCCAGGTGACGGACGCGCTGCTGACCGGCTCCTCCTCCATCTACCAGGCCCTGCGCTGCGCGCTCGCCCTCGCCGAGAGTCGCGAAGAGCCGCAGCCCGACTGGGAGTTGGCGACCGGGGCGCTGGGGCACGCGATCCGCAGCCACCCGGAGCGCTTCCTCGACAAGAGCCACTACTCCATGGACTGGTACTACCCGGTCCTCGGCGGCGCGCTCGGCGGACCGGCTGCCACGCGGCGGATCGAGGAGGGCTGGGACCGTTTCGTCGTCCCGGACCTCGGGGTGCGCTGTGTGCTGCCCAACCCGTGGGTGACCGGCGGCGAGAGCTGCGAACTCGCCCTGGCCCTCTGGGTGATGGGCGAGTCCGACCGGGCCCTGGAGATCCTCCAGTCCATCCAGCACCTGCGGGACGGGGGCGGGATGTACTGGACGGGTTACGTCTTCGAGGGGAACCGGGCGTTCTGGCCCGAGGAGCACACTGCGTGGACCGCCGGATCCCTTCTGCTGGCGGTGGCCGCGCTCGGGGGGGACGAGGCGACCACCGCGGTCTTCAGCGGGGAACGGCTGCCGAAGGGGCTGGAGCCGGACTGCTGCGGCTGAGCACGCGCTGTTACTCCGGCGGTGCTCAGCGGCTGGGCACGCGCTGTCTTTCCGGCGCTGCTCAGTGCCGGATGCGGCCGGCCACCGCGTGGCCCACGAAGAGGTAGACCACGGCTGCGAGACCGTATCCGCAGACGACCCGAGCCCACGCCGCGTCGAAGGTGAACAGGTCGTACGACCAGCCTGCGAGCCACCGGGCCGTGTGCTGCACGAACTCGACCAGGTCGTTGGCCCGGTTGGCGTCGAGCAGGTACATCAGAATCCACAGGCCGATGATGAAAGCCATGATGTCGGCCACCACGGCTATGACACGTGCTGCGGTGCTGCTTCCCTTGCCTCTGCTGTAGGACATGGAATCCGGGTTGCCGCTTTCGGCCCGGTGAAACCCGGACGGCGGTCCCGGGTGGCGGGGCCGGGCCGCCGGAGCCAGCCTGGCGGGGGAGTGCCGGGCCCCGGCACCCACCGTGATGTCCCCGGTCAGGGAGGCCCGCCGTGCCCCGTTCCGTCCCGCTTCGCCGACTGCTCGTGGCACTGCTGCTGTCCTGCTCCGTGCTGGTGAGCGCCACCGCGTGCGGGAGCGACGACGGCACCGGCGGCGCGAGCAGTTCGGCATCGCCCACCGGCACGTCGTCGGCCGAGTCGCAGAAGTTCGCCAAGACGAGGTTCGTCGCCAACGCGGGGCTCGCGGCGGGCGCGACGTACCAGTGGATCGTCAAGCCGTACCGCGCGGGGAAGTTCAAGAAGGGCGCGGACGGACGGACCTTCGCGCTCGTCAAGGCCGGGCTCGCCGGCGGGCTCGCCTACAACCGGCTCAAGGCCGCGACGGAGAACGCCAAGGGCGACCCGCTGCTCTCCAAGGCCGTCGCCCCGCTGACCGCGGGCATCGAGTCGCTCAAGGGCCTCGCCACCAAGCTTCGCAAGGGTGAGGCGGGCGAGGGGGACGTCGGCGCGTTCGAGAGCGTCATCAACAGCATCAAGGACGCGGGGAAGAGCGCGGGCGCCGAGGTGAAGGACAAGGTGCCGTCGGCCTCGCAGCTCGGCGGATAACGGCATGTGAGGCGGTCGTCGTCGCACTAGGGTGCGAGCATGACCCTTCTCACGCATGAGCGCTACTGCGACGAAATCGTCCTGAGGACCGAAGCGTTGAGGGCGGCGGTCAGGGGCGCGGACCTCGACGCGAACGTCCCGACCTGCCCGGCGTGGACGCTGCGCGACCTCGCCGTCCACGTCGGCGGCGCGCAGCGCTGGGCCGGCGAGATCGTGCGTACCCGGGCCACCGAGGCACTTGAGGACGAGCAGGTGCCGTCGTTCACGCCCGACGGCGACGACCCCGCCGTGCTGGATGATTGGCTGGCGGACGGGGCGGCGCGGACCGCCGAGACGCTGCGAAAGGCGGGCCCCGGGCTGAAGGCATGGTCCTGGTACCGCCAGGACCAGAGCGCGGGCTTCTGGGCGCGGCGCATGGCGATCGAGACGGTCGTCCACCAGGCGGACGCGGCCCTGACCGCGAAGGTGCCCTACGAGATGGCGGCCGACCTGGCAGCGGACACGATTGACGAGTGGCTTCAGTTCGTCGCCGGCGCCCAGGCCGAGGGCGACTCCGAGGCCGTGGAACTGCGCGGAGCCGGCCGCTCCATCCACCTGCACGCCACCGACGTACCGGACGCCGAGTGGCTGATCGAGTTCGGCGAGGACGGCTTCACCTGGCGCCGCGCGCACGGGAAGGCGACCGTGGCGCTGCGGGGCCCGCTGACTGACCTGATGCTGGTCTTCAACCGCCGCCTCGCCCCGGACAGCGACCGGGTCGAGCTGCTCGGCGACGCGGAGCTGCTGGACTTCTGGCTGGCCCGGTCCTCCTTCGGCTGACCGGCACGGCGGGGCGCCGCCGGTGTGCGGGCCGGGCGGGGCTGGGCCAAGCTGGACGGGATGCCCGCCCCTTTCCCCCAGGAGGTGCCGATGGACCCGGTCCGGGCCCTGGAGCGGATCGCCTTCCTGCTGGAGCGCGACAGGGGCGACACCTACCGCGTCCAGGCCTTCCGCACCGCCGCCCGCACCGTGGCGGCGATGGCCGACGGTGAGGCTGTGGAGCGGGTCACGAACGGCTCCCTGGAACGGGTCAAGGGCATCGGCCCCCGCACCGCCCAGGTGATCCGCGAGGCCGTCGCCGGGCAGACGCCCGCCTATCTGGAGCGGCTGGAGACGGAGACCGCGCGGCGCGGCCCGCTCGCCGAGGGCGGTGAACGGCTGCTCGGCCTGCTGCGCGGCGACTGCCATCTGCACTCCGACTGGTCGGACGGCGGCAGCACCATCGAGGAGATGGGCCGTACGGCGGCGGAGCTCGGCCACGACTGGGCGGTACTCACCGACCACTCGCCCCGGCTGACGGTGGCCCACGGGCTCTCGCCCGAGCGGCTGCGGCAGCAGCTCGACGTGGTGGCCGAACTCAACGAGCGCTGGGCGCCGTTCCGGCTGCTGACCGGCATCGAGTGCGACATCCACCTCGACGGCTCCCTCGACCAGGAGGAGGAGCTGCTGGAACGGCTGGACCTCGTCGTGGTGTCCGTGCACTCCAAGCTGCGGATGGACCCCGGCCCGATGACCCGTCGAATGGTGGCCGCCGTCCGCCACCCGCAGGCGAACGTCCTCGGCCACTGCACCGGGCGCCTGATCACCGGCCGGGGCCGCCCGGAGTCCCGGTTCGACGCGGACGAGGTCTTCGCCGCCTGTGCCGAGTCGGGCACGGCGGTGGAGATCAACAGCAGGCCCGAGCGGCTGGACCCGCCCCGGCGGCTGCTGCGTCAAGCCGTGGACGCGGGCACGCTGTTCGCCGTGGACACCGACGCGCACGCACCCGGACAGCTCGACTGGCAGATCCACGGCTGCGCCCGCGCCGAGGAGTGCGGCGTCCCGGCGGAGCGGGTCGTCACGACATGGACGGCGGACGAGCTGCTCGGCTGGACGCGGGAGGGCCGGCTGCCCGCCCGTGCGGCTCAGACAGAGCCCTGAGCCACCGGCCGCTGTTCCTCGGACGCGGATGAGGCGGAGCGGGAGACCGCCTCGTCCAGCAGGCCGTTGAGCCAGGAGAAGTTGCCGAACTCGGTGAGGAGCAAGTCGATCCTCTCCTGTCGGGCCGTGAGCTTCTGCTCGTCCATGCGGGAGTTGAACACGCCGCCGCCGTGAGTCATGGCCTTGCTGCCGAGATTGCTCTCTCCCCACTGGCGGACGCCGTCGAGGGTGTCCGCGCGCCGCCGCTTGAGATCCGAGGCGATATGAGCGAGCCGGTCGAAGCCGTTCACGTCCTTGAGTTCCAGAGCCTCGCTCGCCATGGCGATCTCCAGCGGCTTGAACACCGATTTCTCCAGGGCGTCGACCTGGACAGTCGTTCCGCCGGCCTTGCGGGCCTGCTGGAGCAGACGGGCCAGCCTCTGGAGCTGAGCGCGCGCGAGGCCGCCGTAGATGCGCGCGGTGTAGGCGACCTCCTGCCCGGGCTCCAGGTGCAGCTCGCGGCTGTGGACACCCGCGATCCGGGCGTCGTTCATGTCGAATGCGTTGACGTGGGTTTCCTGGCTGATGACCTGCCAGCCCTCCGGGCTGTTCCACAGCAGGTTCGTCGTCTCGAACAAGCCGCTCTGGTCGGCGCTTTCGTACTCCTCGGTGCCGAACCAGTCGGTGGGTGCCTGATCCCGGCGGAACTCCCTGGCGGGACCGCTGTTGGATGTGGAGCTGGGGGACTGGTAGTGCCAGGCGGTGAAGTGGTCGTCGTTCACACCCGTCACGGCGAAGGCGCAGCCGTTCATCGTGGCGGTGAACACGAACTCCGACCCGGGGCCCTGGTTCCCGGCGTCCCGGGGTACGCGGGCATGCCCGACCGAGGTGTCGGGGTCCGAGGTGATGCCGGTCAGGTAGGGGATGTACGAAGAGGCCAGATACGCCTGATCCGGCAACACCGGAAGCAGAGCCGCATGTCCGACGAGTGGAGCCAGGAGCGGATCGTCCTGGCCGTACGCCGCGACGTACTTCTCCACGGCGGGGGTGAGCAGGTACGCCGGCATGCCCTCCCGGGAGCGCCGGGTGTCCGGGACCAGGACGAACCAGTGCCGGCCCCATCCCGCCGTGCTCATGCGGTTCACGAACTCCGCCTGGTTCAGGGGCAGGTCCGGCATGCGGTTCCTGATGCCCATCGTGAAGTCCAGGGCCAGAGCGGATTGCGAGAGGAAGGTCTGCGGGTCGTTCACGAGGTCGTCCGCGGGGGTCCGTTGCACCACCGGGTCGTTCGCCCGCCCGGCCTGCGTCCCCCGCTCGGGCCCGGAGCCCCGGGACTCCGCCTCGCGGAGCATCTGGACGATGACGGAGTTGCCGACCGTGCTCTGCAGCGCGCGGAGACCCTGAGGCGGCGCCTCGCGTACGGGCCTGCGCGCGGGTGCGCGGCCGGTGGACCGGGCGTCTTCGTGACCGTGCAAGGGACTTCTTTCGGCGCAGGGTTCAGGCCTGTCCTGTGTACCGAACATACGGGTGCCGGCGCGAGGTACTCCGGGGCAGGGCGTGCCGTCCGGAAGGGCAGAACCGTCGTCGCCGAGTCGGGCACGGCGGTGGAGGTCAGCAGCAGGCCCGAGCGGCTGGACCCGCCCCGGCGGCTGCTGCGCCAGGCCGTGGCCGCGGGAGGGGCGGGTGCCCGCCGGTGCGCGGACGGGGGCCTGAGCCCCGCCGGCAGTGTCACGGAACGCGGGTCATACCGGGGAGGCGGGGCGACGGAGTTGCGGCGCGGCGACGCCCTGGCTGTTGCGCTGGACCTGCGAGATGATCTGTTGGGCGTCCACGCCGAACATGGCCGATTCGCGTAGTAGAGCCCATGTGCGCTGGTAGACGGCGATGCTGTCGGCGTCGTCTATCCAGAGTTCCGCGTGCCAGTCCTCGACGACGACCAGCCTGTCGTCATAGATCCAGAACCCGTTCGCGGGATGGATCTTCAGCGGTGCGGCGAACGGGACGATCCCCAACTCCACCGTGTCGAGGCCGGTGAGGCCGGACAGTCGGTCGAGCTGGGCAGTCAGCACCGCAGGGGGGCATACGAGGGCTCGCAACGCCCCTTCCCACATGATGATCCGGTGCCGCTTCCCGGAGTCGTACAGCGCTTCCTGGCGTCGCACCCGGGCCCGTACGGCTTCTTCGGTGTCCCTGGGGGAGCGCATCAACTGGGCATGACGGGTGAACACGGCGCGGGCGTAGTCCGGAGTCTGCACCATCCCGGGAATGAGGGCGTTCTCCCAGACGTACAGGGTGGTGGTCCGGGCGTGCTCGGCGGTGATCGCGTCCTGGACGGGGCGGTGCCCCGTGGCGAGTTGGCGTCGCCAAGACCTGACGTGGGATTCAAGGCCCTTGAGGCGTGAGTGAAGGTCGGCCACGGCGTCGGGCCGGCCGGTGGCTTCCGCCCATGCTGAGAGGTCGGCGGCGGTCGCGGTCTGCCGCCCGTTCTCCAACTTGTAGATCTTGGAGTGCGGCCAGCCGAGCCGTTCGCCCAGCTGCGGACCGGTGAGCCGGCCCTCGGGGCCCGAGACCCGAAGCTCCCGGAGCCGTGCGCCGAGGGCGTCTCGTGCCGTTTGGAAGTCTGTGCTCACCGGTCACACGCTAGCTGTCAGAGTTGCGAGGCGAAGACGTCGTACCGGATCGCGTGATGCCATGCCGCGTCCCGAGCCTGGGCGTAGCGCATTACTTCAGCCGGCTCGGTGATCAACTGCACGTCAACGAGGTCGTCGTCCTCATCGAAGTTGAGGAGCGCCACGAGCCGTGAGTCGAAGATCCAGAAATCTTCGGCGGGGAGCCTCAGCCGGTCGGTGTCGGCCCGCCCCAAGTTCCGGATGTCCTCTCCGGCCGCGCAGTTACGCCTCGCGTTGTCGAGGAGGTACAACTGGCCCGGTGTCGGCGGGCTGTCGACGATCCGGACCCGCTCGAACCGCTTGCCCTGTCCGGACTGGGCTCGGACGTTCCGGCACCAGCCGTCGTCGTGGTCCCACTGGACAGGCAGGCCGGCAGCGAACTGGGCGTACGTCTCCGTGACTTCATCGGAGGCGAACCGGCGCCGCGTCTCCAACCGCCAAGCCGTGTGCTCGAACGTCTCGAACAGCTTCCCGAACGCCTCCAGGTCGATGATGCGAGG
This genomic interval from Streptomyces sp. NBC_00464 contains the following:
- a CDS encoding substrate-binding domain-containing protein; translation: MRRRASRSRRSLTDIRAAAALTAAGLLLTGCTAAGTAGGSGSDGSGKSDDASVKVGLVYSRTGLLADYGKQYRDGFMAGLDYATKGTGKVAGHRIEVTEQDDAGDPGKAVSAAKNLIGKGYKVLAGTTDSGVALQMAPLAAQNKVLYVSGPAATDAVTGINDYTFRSGRQSYQDILTAGAMLGDAEGKKVTVLAQDSTFGQANVAAVKAVLGAKGAKVGSVLAPPSATDLTPFARQVEAGGPDLVFVAWAGSTAPALWTALDQQGVLGAGKVVTGLAGTASYPVFGAAGSKVSFLAHYFPGAGGGNAVEKAMLDSVTKAGGTPDLFTPDGFTAAQMIVHAVAEGSATDPAAMVKALEGWTFDGAKGKQQVRAEDHALVQPMFVARLTGKGAALKPELLDTEAMDTVAPPVKPSAG
- a CDS encoding TetR family transcriptional regulator; the protein is MTAEARPASPPLTERQEARRRRILHASAQLASRGGFEAVQMREVAEAAGVALGTLYRYFPSKVHLLVATMQDQLQHLHGTLRKRPPAGNDAAERVADTLMGAFRAMQREPHLADAMVRALTFADRSVSPEVDTVSRLTTAIILDAMGIEHPTPEQLSAVRVIEHTWHSALITWLSGRASIAQVKIDIETVCRLIDLTAPDPAP
- a CDS encoding glycosyltransferase family 4 protein — its product is MTAEAIESGPRTGVDTSDTGAAGDRPLRIALLTYKGNPYCGGQGVYVRHLARELARLGHSVEVIGAQPYPVLDEGVPLTELPSLDLYRQPDPFRTPKRGEYRDWIDAAEVATMWTGGFPEPLTFSLRVRRHLAARRGEFDVIHDNQTLGYGLLADLGAPLVTTIHHPITVDRQLDLDAAPTRRRRASVRRWYAFTRMQKRVARKLPSVLTVSGSSKQEIVDHLGVRPNRVRVVHIGADTDLWSPDPAVAEVPGRIVTTSSADVPLKGLVHLVEALAKLRTENPAAHLVVVGRRAEDGPVAQAIERHGLGDAVEFVKGISDTELVDLVRGAQIACVPSLYEGFSLPAAEAMATGTPLVATTGGAIPEVAGPDGETCLAVPPADAGALADALGRLLGDPELRARLGAAGRERVLARFTWKQAAIGTAALYREAIAARAATGPGGRR
- a CDS encoding class I SAM-dependent methyltransferase produces the protein MLTVDFTRFPLAAGDRVLDLGCGAGRHAFECYRRGAQVVALDQNGEEIREVAKWFAAMKEAGEAPEGATATAMEGDALNLPFPDESFDVVIISEVMEHIPDDKGVLAEMVRVLKPGGRIAITVPRYGPEKVCWTLSDAYHEVEGGHIRIYKADELLGKIRGAGLKPYGSHHAHALHSPYWWLKCAFGVDNDKALPVRAYHKLLVWDIMKKPAVTRVAEQLLNPVVGKSFVAYATKPHLPAARAAGAPVQADDSAKAEA
- a CDS encoding prenyltransferase, producing MSLPERTEHLVLPGVLTAGEAAQTVAAVLAVQCDDGAIPWFRGHHLDPWDHTEAAMALDASGEHAAAERAYDWLARNQNEDGSWYAAYHDGDPQQPTDRGLETNFCAYVAVGVWHHYLATGDDAFVDRMWPTVFAAIEFVLRLQQPGGQIGWKQEADGTQVTDALLTGSSSIYQALRCALALAESREEPQPDWELATGALGHAIRSHPERFLDKSHYSMDWYYPVLGGALGGPAATRRIEEGWDRFVVPDLGVRCVLPNPWVTGGESCELALALWVMGESDRALEILQSIQHLRDGGGMYWTGYVFEGNRAFWPEEHTAWTAGSLLLAVAALGGDEATTAVFSGERLPKGLEPDCCG
- a CDS encoding maleylpyruvate isomerase family mycothiol-dependent enzyme, encoding MTLLTHERYCDEIVLRTEALRAAVRGADLDANVPTCPAWTLRDLAVHVGGAQRWAGEIVRTRATEALEDEQVPSFTPDGDDPAVLDDWLADGAARTAETLRKAGPGLKAWSWYRQDQSAGFWARRMAIETVVHQADAALTAKVPYEMAADLAADTIDEWLQFVAGAQAEGDSEAVELRGAGRSIHLHATDVPDAEWLIEFGEDGFTWRRAHGKATVALRGPLTDLMLVFNRRLAPDSDRVELLGDAELLDFWLARSSFG
- a CDS encoding PHP domain-containing protein, coding for MDPVRALERIAFLLERDRGDTYRVQAFRTAARTVAAMADGEAVERVTNGSLERVKGIGPRTAQVIREAVAGQTPAYLERLETETARRGPLAEGGERLLGLLRGDCHLHSDWSDGGSTIEEMGRTAAELGHDWAVLTDHSPRLTVAHGLSPERLRQQLDVVAELNERWAPFRLLTGIECDIHLDGSLDQEEELLERLDLVVVSVHSKLRMDPGPMTRRMVAAVRHPQANVLGHCTGRLITGRGRPESRFDADEVFAACAESGTAVEINSRPERLDPPRRLLRQAVDAGTLFAVDTDAHAPGQLDWQIHGCARAEECGVPAERVVTTWTADELLGWTREGRLPARAAQTEP
- a CDS encoding helix-turn-helix domain-containing protein, which encodes MSTDFQTARDALGARLRELRVSGPEGRLTGPQLGERLGWPHSKIYKLENGRQTATAADLSAWAEATGRPDAVADLHSRLKGLESHVRSWRRQLATGHRPVQDAITAEHARTTTLYVWENALIPGMVQTPDYARAVFTRHAQLMRSPRDTEEAVRARVRRQEALYDSGKRHRIIMWEGALRALVCPPAVLTAQLDRLSGLTGLDTVELGIVPFAAPLKIHPANGFWIYDDRLVVVEDWHAELWIDDADSIAVYQRTWALLRESAMFGVDAQQIISQVQRNSQGVAAPQLRRPASPV
- a CDS encoding DUF6879 family protein, producing MARNLRFNGTGSGGGGCPSVHEDLESGEVIVHGPPLTDPDDVAQLQHLNTGEVPIVVPRELLVDFAPRTRTPRIIDLEAFGKLFETFEHTAWRLETRRRFASDEVTETYAQFAAGLPVQWDHDDGWCRNVRAQSGQGKRFERVRIVDSPPTPGQLYLLDNARRNCAAGEDIRNLGRADTDRLRLPAEDFWIFDSRLVALLNFDEDDDLVDVQLITEPAEVMRYAQARDAAWHHAIRYDVFASQL